The Vanacampus margaritifer isolate UIUO_Vmar chromosome 16, RoL_Vmar_1.0, whole genome shotgun sequence genome includes the window ATGAACGAGGTGCGATTCGGAGGAGGCTCGCCAGTAAACATGGCTGCCAAGGCGCTCCGTCAGCGAAGCAGACGAGGCAGCAGACAAGATGGGAACAACGTCAACGTTTCCGCAGAGAATCGGACGCCGAAAGAGGAGAAAGCGGGCGAAGAGAGTAAAGTCACAGAGACTCGACAAGAGTGAGTACGAGGCGGGGACGAGATACAGTAGACACGCCGCTGTTGTCATGTTCATCCCCGGGTTGACTGACAGCTCGGGCAAGGGAGCTAACGTTCTAGCCTGCTAGCTGCTTTGATATCAATTTCACGACAACGGCTATTGAGCTCCGATAGTAAtacatatttacaataattattGAATTTTCTGCTGCTTTTCCGCTTTCGAAATATCGCGTTGTTGGCGTCATTTGATCAGCTTCATTCTCCCTTACTGCATCATTTATAATGACACAGTCAGTCTGCACGCTGTATACAGATTTACTATAACATATTGCATCATACCATCAATTGGTTGAATGTGAATTCATTTTTAGGAGGGTGACGTGTCATATTCAGGTAAAGCTCCAGATGACTGTACTGTTGTCAACGAACTCGGCTCGCTTCGCAGCCATGTTGCCGGTGCAAGCCATGCACATCAAcagggatttttttggggtcaaatgGGAGTAGCGCTACAGAAGACGAATGAATGAAGGAAGCACCTCTTAGTGAAAGACCTTTAACAACTCTATACGTGCGTGTGCTCATTTCATAGGTCAATAAGTCGTAGTGGGCAGGTATGGGCCCCGGAAGGCTCGACTGCGTTTAAATGTCTGCTGTCTGCACGCTTCTGCGCAGCGTTGCTTAGCAACATCTCAGACTGCGACGAGACCTTCAACTACTGGGAGCCTGTGAGtacacatgaaaacaaaaagcacaatacatttcctttaaatatatttgcaaCGTCTTGCTTGGACTGGAAGTTACTCTTTATCCACCTTGAGCCGCTCATGTCCGTAATAGTTGTGATGACTCTTTCCTGACAGATGCACTACCTGCTTTACGGCACAGGGATGCAAACGTGGGAATACTCGCCGTTGTACGCTATCAGGTCCTACGCGTATTTGTGGCTTCACGCGCTCCCGGCCTGTTTGCACGCCCATGTACTGCAGACAAGCAAGGCAAGTGTTCTGCCTCTGGCATCACAGTAGAACATATGCAAGAGCTGGCCGCGTGTTTACTCTTACGTTGCAGGTGTTGGTGTTCTACTTTGTGCGATGTGTCCTCGCTTTCTGTTGCTGTGTCTGCGAGCTCTATTTCTACAAGTGAGTTTACGGTCTTATACGGCTGAGCATCCCAACACTTTGCACACTGGAATTGTCAATTAAAAGTTAAGGAGGTTCTATTAGAAACATCTGATTTTCAAATAGAACAAATAGACATGTGCAAGTGGACAatttattttcaactaaaataaaaggggaaaaaacataaaGTGGTTTTGAAAAAGTTccccccaaattattattatttatttgttaaatttattattttttagttttaagtcagagcattttgaatattttgcatTCTATTTTGATAAATCTGCCAAAATGTAGGTGCACCATATACATTTCATTATCATGAGAAACTTACACTTAACATTTATTTCACTgtcaatgttatttattttataaatgagaTATATTGTATGGGTTAATATGCACTGAAATGTACACAGTATTTAAtggtgtgtgtttaaaaaaaaaataatttttgaagttacgcttaataaaaaaaaaaaaattcactatcTGAACAAATTAGAATATCACATAAACAAtccaaatgatttaaaaaaaaaattgaaatcagGTAAGAATTTGCCTGTCAATTATATTTAAAAGTAGGGGAAAAAACTAGAGCTCCCATCCTCTTCActgttttcatatttaaaaagcaCGACATTATCCATTATTATTCCTTAGCTTTCTATCCTCATTGCTTGCCCGCCCACTCATTGGATCTAAGAaattttacttaattatttataaaacattAAGGTCCCCTTATCTTTTCTCTAAACCTTATTTAGCTTCATCAAAAAGATCACCGTAATGAAATCCTGACTTTATAATCGTACATGGTTTGTATTTGATGTCATTAGATTACACACGCGTACCTAATGAACTGTCCAGTGTGTGTAGATCAATGATCAAGATTAGCTTTGTGTCTCCAGGGCCGTCTGTAAGAAATTCGGTTTGCACGTGGGCCGCCTGATGCTGGCTTTTCTGGTCGTGAGCACCGGAATGTTCAGCTCATCTGCAGGTTGCTCAAAATCATCTGAATTGTCTTTTTGCGTTTCTGCTGCTGTAGTTCCCCATCCTTGTTTCGGTCCCTCCTGCAGCATTCCTGCCCTCCTCCTTCTGCATGTACACGACCCTGGTCGCCATGACGGGCTGGTTCCAGGACTGCACGCCGTTAGCCATTGCGGGCGTAGCCGCCGGCACCATCGTTGGCTGGCCGTTCTCTGCTCTGATTGGGTATCGTCATTAACCTGAATGTCTACTTATAAACTGGAAAtgaaatcttttttgttttgtttttgaaccaTATGTTGGTATGTTTTCCTTTACAGGGTGCCAATTGCGTTTGACTTGCTTGTGATAAAAAAACAGTGGAAGAGTTTTATCACCTGGTCCGCTGTTGCTCTGCTGCTactgctggtaaaaaaaaaagaaaaaaaagatacaaatattttgagCATATTACCAGTataaattattgtaaaaatcaGTTCCATTTTAATACACGTGATATCTTGTCCATTTTCAGGGTCCCTTGGTGGCAGTGGATTCTTTCTTTTATGGCAAGCTGGTGGTGACCCCTCTCAATATTCTACTTTATAATGTCTTCACACCACATGGGCCCGATCTGTATGGTAATTAACACACACTAGTATTGTATGTAAACATTCGTATCATGCCCATTTCAAACTAAGACACTATGGCTGACCTTAGAGAAGGCGTTTttatgcaggttttttttttatgtttacagcctaaaaaaaaataatgaaaagacaGAAAGGTAATTGTCAAGCTGCATTGCCTTCTTTGGGCGCTAGAGGGAGCTTGCACCCAACAATACAATTTGCTCGACTGATTCAAAGACGTAACGGCTGAGAGGCCGAACGAAAACGCTGGAATGATATCGAATGACATGAAATAATGTACAATGAGCCGGAATAAGCTAAATCAGTCGAGAAATATAGAAGTAGTTGAAAGATTGAGACTAGGGACACATACAGACGAGAATCcgtgtgtacctaatgttttggccaacATGGCTGCGCCGAACGAAATAAATAAGAACgttattttaaccctggagaacccaagaacccttttcttctttaaaaaattatgaattatacattaaatgactgctacaagttcactgaacaccaaaatatatgtgtttttttttcttcgattTTAACccgttttttttaactagctcagagttgctaatttatcaaaatatatatataaaacatactcctaggcattctgcaacatgatatgaaatagattaacaaaaaaaacacaattttaccatctgatggtttgctgagaagatggatttgtttggattgatttccagctcaacaaaacagcatgttgtcagccatcttgtcaccaccactctagctcatgttttttttcctcaattttaacccgtttttttaactagctcagagttgctactttatcaaaatatatatatataaaacatactcctaggcattctgcaacatgatatgaaatagattaacaaaaaaaaaacacaattttaccatctgatggtttgctgagaagatggatttgtttggattgatttccagctcaacaaaacagcatgttgtcagccatcttgtcaccaccactctggctcatgtaagtgcaatattcatccactagatggccccatgcaggggtcagaagtggcactctggacttttgaagttaaatttgtaaaaaaaaaaaaaaaaaaggtcttgttatttgagtagcagaatttataggggccacatttgaccccgtgggttctccagggttaaatggagttaattaattttaacatttaattttaaaaatagaaaaagttgTGATGTGTTTGGGGTTTCTTCGCAGGTACGGAGCCGTGGCACTTCTACTTTGTGAACGGGGCCCTGAACTTCAACCTGGTGTTTGTTCTGGCACTCTTTTCCCTGCCGCTCACTGCTCTCATGGAGACGCTGCTGCACAAGTTCAATGGTGAGTGAGTGCGTGTTTAAATTAGCTTTGATGCTAGCTGCTCATGCGGGTCGCATGTGTTTTCTGTAGTGCAGAACCTGGGCCGTCCCTACTGGCTGACCCTGTCCCCTATGTACCTGTGGATGTTGGTTTTCTTCACCCGTTCCCACAAAGAAGAACGTTTCCTCTTCCCCGTCTACCCCCTCATCTGCCTCAGCGGCGCCGTGGCGCTCTCGGCTCTACAGGTGGGTTTCCACTTTCCACTACCACAAATGGCGatgaaaattgtcatttttttcttctgcctgCAGAAATGCTACCACTTCCTGTTCCAGCGCTACCGACTGGAGCACTACACGGTCTCCTCCAATTGGCTGGCGCTCAGCACCGTGGTGGTTGTTGCTGTGGTGTCGCTCTCCCGCTCCGTCGCCCTCTTCAGAGGTGGCCCGTGTGTTCATGCGTGAGCTCCTTGTGTCTCATGGTTGACGTTATGGGTTCTCTTGACCTCCCTACAGGCTACCACGCCCCCCTGGATCTATACCCGGAGTTCCTCCGCATTGCCAAGGACACGACCCTGCATTCAGTCCCGGAGGGAAGACCGGTTAGCGTGTGTGTGGGCAAGGAGTGGTACCGCTTCCCGAGCAGCTTCCTTCTTCCCAACAAGTCAGTAGTCATGATTCCAGCAATGCACCTCAATGTGACAAGGACCGAAGAGACTAGCTTTGGgaatttattgttcattttcaattttcatcTATATCACGATTGACGTCAGCGGCAGCACAGTGGAGTAGTGGTTAGCGCGTCCACCTTAGTCAATTTCGACCTTTCTACTCTGGGTGCCAAAATAATCACAACaggaagtaaacaaaaagagaGCAAGACAAGTTTGTTGCTGTACAAACACTTGACGGTAAATACAGCAATAGAACATGTATTTACATCTCGAATAAAGCattgtaaaatatgttttttttttcaaaaagtgaaataatgataatagtcactgccagcccagttaaaatggatttttgacgtctttagccgtcaacgAGTCAGTCATTTTGATTGTtatgtaataatcttttttttttttttttgagatggTAAAGGTTTAGCTTGGagccttttcaaattatttttagaaGAGACATTAAATGACATGGACGAACAACTGTCCTCTCCGTGATCTTCCAGCTGGCAACTACACTTCATCCAAAGTGAGTTCAAAGGTCAACTCCCCAAACCGTACACCTCGGGTCCTCATGCCACGCAGATCATACCCGCTGATATGAACGACCAAAATCTGGAGGAGCCCAGCAGATACGTAAGACGCGCTTTcccgcctctctctctctctcttagcAGTGAGTGACATGGCCGGGTGTGTTTTGTTGACTCCGTGCAGGTGGACATCCGGCACTGCCACTACCTGGTAGACCTCGacacagaagaagaaacgccaCATGAACCCCGCTACGCCGCCAACAAAGAAGAGTGGAACGTTATTGCCTATAAGCCTTTTCTCCAAGCCTCCAGGTATTCCACGCTCCGACAACATATATTTCAATTTGACCTCGCCTATATACGCTCACGTTTTTTAAGCCGAGTCTTAGCAGCGCATGTACATAGGAAATGACATCAatctcaaaatggccgccatgtcCAATTCCTAGGTCGTCGTCCATCTTCAGAGCCTTTTATATCCCGTTCCTCTCCGACCACCACACCAGCTACAGACGCTACGTCATCTTGAAACCGCGGCGGCAGAAGCAGTCGCGTACGCGCGGCCACGGCTGACCTTTGACCCCCGGGCTCAGATATAACCGCGTCCTTACCCTTTGACCTGACACAGCTGctctgcgtgtgtgttttgaaaTATCCGTGGGAGGAATGGACCCTTTAAGGACCTTGCGTCAACGTGTGGGCGCGTGAAAACAATTCCAAGGGGGTGTTTACTGGCAGTAATTCTGTGCGTGTCGCTAATGTGTGTTAATTGAATGTTTGATCATGTCCATCCGTGTTTCCCCTCATGCTGGACATCAATGAATGCAAGAAAAGTCCTCATTGAATCATGCCATGAAACATGTTTACTAAACGTTTGTCATTATGAGTGGTGAGAATGAAggcttaatttaattttgatgggtaataaaaaggaaaatgtgactGTGAACACAATCATtctgttttcaaataaaataacagcaCCGCCTCTGATTTgttttatgtacttaacaaacaTACAAAGCACGTAGACATTATCAAGACATGACACATCTTTACAAATATCAGGAGAGTTGAACATTCTTCAATAGCATGCTGTGTTATTAAATAAGCAACCTCAACACTCACAGGCACGGATTGAATCACAAGGAAAGAGGAAGAAGCCGTTAATGAATTCTTGCTTTACGACcgtaaaaacaaacacttgcaGTAGCACACGTCAGATGTtaacacatcatgcacattttttttaaaagtctgttttggggctttttttttttttaccaaggaAATCAGAACACATTAGCAGAGATCAAATATGCCATGCTTAATACTCTGTGTGACGTTTGAGGCTTCCGCTCATAACAAATGCAAAAAGTGAAGTACTGCGAATACTTTACAGGTGCActaaaattacaattacatgTTGACGTTTCATTCTTGAAATTTTTATGATTTGATATTGGCATTCTGGAAAAGATTGAACATTGTGGTGTTGCATGCACTGAACAAACTTGATGAAGTGTGCTTGaactgcagtttgtgtttgatttttCTGACAGTGTTATTTATGTATAATGTTCCAGCCTTATTCCGAAATAGTTTCACTTTCTTCCCGCAAAAGTGTACAAATTCCTTGAACTTTTGTGCGTCTTGCTGACTCATGTCCAGTCAACTGAATTTACCGCAGCTGGACTCCAATTAAACTAGCTAAAAGCAAGCTAGCTACGCCTGCGTCCCGAAAATACATCTAACCTTCCAATAGACAGCTGGTCcggccactttagagtgccttgttgttggccatgagtgcaTGCACGGCACACAGAGTTCGTTGGAAGAGCGTGGAGggtttttgctgttttgtttttaactcattcactgcctgtccaaattaaaatggatttttgacgcgtatagccgtcaatggcagtgaatgcgttaaagACTGTGATTTTGAGTGCCTCGTTGTGTGGAAGGCTCCAGTGGGATTGATTACAACATGTGCAAAAAGTGAAGCGCTGTGAATGCTTTTCGGATGCATTGTTTATATCAACAAGCGTATCCAATTGTTTCGCCCCATAAAACTACATTCATGCAGCTTTTTTCCCATCCACGTCCCCCATCAGACACTCGCACATTCGCATTCACGTTAATACTTCCCGCTGTCGAGCCAATGTTGTTCGTTCAAGTATCTCCTTCCGCCGTCGAGATTCAGACCGCTTCTGTAGCTCTCCAGCGTGGCCTGGTAGGGTTTGCGGCTTCCGTACGTTCCCAGGATGCTTTGGTAAGAATCCCCGTTGCCGTTGCTGCTGTAGGTCTGATACAAGTCGGCCTTGACCGCGTGACCCCCAGGCGTCACTTTGGGCTCGTAGAGGTCCCTCTTCGCCGCCATGATGTCATCGAACAACTCGTGATCCCCGtatgcgccgccgccgccgctgtaATGCTCGCTCTTGGTGGTGCGGCGGCCCAGGCTGCGGTCGTAAAAGTGCCCGTGTCGAGCCAGACTCCCGTCGGTCGCGTCGCGCTTCACCGGGCGGCCTAAGCTGCTGTTGTAGAGGTCGCGCGTACCGCCGCGGCCCAAGCTGAGGTCGTTGAGGTCGAAGTTGAGGTCGAAGTTGAGGAAGCAGCTCTCGGTGCTGGCGAGAGTCACGAAGCCGCTTTCGGTGTCGCGGCCCCCCAGGTTGTCGTAATCCCCCGTGGGGGTGTCGGGGGACGAGCACAGAAAGGACGTGTTTTTGGTGTGGGGGCGCCCTGACACCAAGTCGTCGTCCTTCTGGGAGCGGATCACATTGTAGACGTCGGTTGGGGTCGGGCTGGGCCGGGCACTAGGCTCTGTCCTGGGTACCTCTGACTTTTGCTTTTTCCTTCGTCTGTCGgaaacagaacaaaaatgaTGACTCAAGTTTTGCCTGTTAACATTTGTCAATTTGAGCCAacttttagttaaaaaaaaaattgggtcattgtgtataaaacaaccaagaAAGTTGGATCGGATGTCTACCGGAGTCAGTTTGACCCACCTTTGGGTCATTTTACAGAAAACAACTTGTTGTTTTgcacagaaaagaaagaaagaaaaaaaaagaaaaaggaaaaaagaaagaaagaaagaaaaaaagacaaaatgaaaatgaaagaaagacagacagaaaataaagaaaaatattaaagaaaaaaagaaaaaaggcaaaaagaaagaaagaaagaaaattaaagaaaaaaagacaaaacgaaaatgaaagacagacagacagaaaataaagaaaaaaattaaagaaaaaaagaaaaaaggcaaaaagaaagaaaaagaaagaaagaaaattaaacaaaaaaagaaagaaagaaaaaaagacaaaaagaaaatgaaagaaagacagacagtcagaaagaaaaaaagaaagtaagaaaaaaggcaaaaagtaAATGAAAGAAAGAGACAACACATTAAAGTTGGGTCAGAGCcgctacttgggttaatttgacccaatgaccaaattttgggtcaaaaattgggtaattttcctatcaaacaacccagaaaattgggtcagatcctctacttgggccaATTTTACACAACTTTAGCTCAAAAATGGGGTCGTTTTgtaacaacccagaaagtggattggtccatttttgatccgtaattgggttacttttgacccaaccgagtcaaaatgaaagaaagaagagaaagtGCAAGTATTGTCCTTTGTGTGCACCCCACTTGGAATGTTCTACGACCAGAGATTTGGTCCCACTTGGTCCACGTCTTTACGTAAACAAAATCGATTTTCACCGTCAGGAATGAATGAGGTCAATCAGGGTACGAAACACGCATCAATCTGCacgcagatcatttgctctgtGATCGATACGCATCCACTATTGACGTTTGACTTCACGTTGAAGACTTTGCGTGCTCGGCCCGCACGCGCTGCTCCTCCAGACGCTTCCGGTCATTGATCGACGGGCCAAAGCTGCCGGAAACCTCACCGCGCCGCCAGCATTTTGAAGCAGCAGACGCCCGTCACCGTCAGCAGCAGCAGGATGAGCGGAATGGTGGGGATGATGATATAGATCACGTTCAGGGCTGcgagaaaacaaaacgtggcATCACATTAGCATTTAGATGTAAAAGTAGCGCACTGGAAAATAGAAGGAAGCAAATTCAGTGATTTGAACCTGTGCTCCTTTTCGCGTTGTGGTCACTTGGATTCCATGGCACGGATGAGGGGAAAATGTCTGTGAggacaaaaatgcatttttcactGAAATCAACGAGAGATGAGTTGGAaactgttgacattattaacatttttattggtttattttactttttacctgttttacatttcattatagatgtgttgatgaaggtgtaattatgttgacctgatataacctgtgtgagtaatgcttttgacattcttgctatcttttgtactgttttcccagaaatgagaaagttacaATGTTTCTAtggtttatctaagaagtctagttgctgttcattagaaatccggttgtcaaaagttcaaggacgatctagtttaccgggaaaatgcaaactcattctgtgcgtcacgggatgacagaggcgtttcctcatgttttgaataaagaggctgtgtgggcaaaagaagacacacacatt containing:
- the alg9 gene encoding alpha-1,2-mannosyltransferase ALG9 isoform X2 codes for the protein MTEMNEVRFGGGSPVNMAAKALRQRSRRGSRQDGNNVNVSAENRTPKEEKAGEESKVTETRQESISRSGQVWAPEGSTAFKCLLSARFCAALLSNISDCDETFNYWEPMHYLLYGTGMQTWEYSPLYAIRSYAYLWLHALPACLHAHVLQTSKVLVFYFVRCVLAFCCCVCELYFYKAVCKKFGLHVGRLMLAFLVVSTGMFSSSAAFLPSSFCMYTTLVAMTGWFQDCTPLAIAGVAAGTIVGWPFSALIGVPIAFDLLVIKKQWKSFITWSAVALLLLLGPLVAVDSFFYGKLVVTPLNILLYNVFTPHGPDLYGTEPWHFYFVNGALNFNLVFVLALFSLPLTALMETLLHKFNVQNLGRPYWLTLSPMYLWMLVFFTRSHKEERFLFPVYPLICLSGAVALSALQKCYHFLFQRYRLEHYTVSSNWLALSTVVVVAVVSLSRSVALFRGYHAPLDLYPEFLRIAKDTTLHSVPEGRPVSVCVGKEWYRFPSSFLLPNNWQLHFIQSEFKGQLPKPYTSGPHATQIIPADMNDQNLEEPSRYVDIRHCHYLVDLDTEEETPHEPRYAANKEEWNVIAYKPFLQASRSSSIFRAFYIPFLSDHHTSYRRYVILKPRRQKQSRTRGHG
- the alg9 gene encoding alpha-1,2-mannosyltransferase ALG9 isoform X1 encodes the protein MTEMNEVRFGGGSPVNMAAKALRQRSRRGSRQDGNNVNVSAENRTPKEEKAGEESKVTETRQESISRSGQVWAPEGSTAFKCLLSARFCAALLSNISDCDETFNYWEPMHYLLYGTGMQTWEYSPLYAIRSYAYLWLHALPACLHAHVLQTSKVLVFYFVRCVLAFCCCVCELYFYKAVCKKFGLHVGRLMLAFLVVSTGMFSSSAAFLPSSFCMYTTLVAMTGWFQDCTPLAIAGVAAGTIVGWPFSALIGVPIAFDLLVIKKQWKSFITWSAVALLLLLGPLVAVDSFFYGKLVVTPLNILLYNVFTPHGPDLYGTEPWHFYFVNGALNFNLVFVLALFSLPLTALMETLLHKFNVQNLGRPYWLTLSPMYLWMLVFFTRSHKEERFLFPVYPLICLSGAVALSALQVGFHFPLPQMAMKIVIFFFCLQKCYHFLFQRYRLEHYTVSSNWLALSTVVVVAVVSLSRSVALFRGYHAPLDLYPEFLRIAKDTTLHSVPEGRPVSVCVGKEWYRFPSSFLLPNNWQLHFIQSEFKGQLPKPYTSGPHATQIIPADMNDQNLEEPSRYVDIRHCHYLVDLDTEEETPHEPRYAANKEEWNVIAYKPFLQASRSSSIFRAFYIPFLSDHHTSYRRYVILKPRRQKQSRTRGHG
- the alg9 gene encoding alpha-1,2-mannosyltransferase ALG9 isoform X3; translated protein: MCPRFLLLCLRALFLQFPILVSVPPAAFLPSSFCMYTTLVAMTGWFQDCTPLAIAGVAAGTIVGWPFSALIGVPIAFDLLVIKKQWKSFITWSAVALLLLLGPLVAVDSFFYGKLVVTPLNILLYNVFTPHGPDLYGTEPWHFYFVNGALNFNLVFVLALFSLPLTALMETLLHKFNVQNLGRPYWLTLSPMYLWMLVFFTRSHKEERFLFPVYPLICLSGAVALSALQKCYHFLFQRYRLEHYTVSSNWLALSTVVVVAVVSLSRSVALFRGYHAPLDLYPEFLRIAKDTTLHSVPEGRPVSVCVGKEWYRFPSSFLLPNNWQLHFIQSEFKGQLPKPYTSGPHATQIIPADMNDQNLEEPSRYVDIRHCHYLVDLDTEEETPHEPRYAANKEEWNVIAYKPFLQASRSSSIFRAFYIPFLSDHHTSYRRYVILKPRRQKQSRTRGHG
- the layna gene encoding layilin isoform X1 codes for the protein MPKAMERLAILCHFMILYFNPSAATSLITGKPHTNYFSRLLLYTRSLVDLFFVFLFFMTDFKWILASQPKADAFEARDWTRRLGLPFDTYTCAGQRVCKAGNGRPCYKLAYFSELRRRLNFGEADLACRRDGGQLLSVESASEQKIVQQLIADLRPTDGDFWIGLRRNHGDEDSSGSSDCSSQYRWLDGTKSTFRNWHWDEPSCGYEVCVVMYHQPSAPPGQGGGLYMFQWNDDNCETKHNFICKYAADNSADASPANSTHADIFPSSVPWNPSDHNAKRSTALNVIYIIIPTIPLILLLLTVTGVCCFKMLAARRRKKQKSEVPRTEPSARPSPTPTDVYNVIRSQKDDDLVSGRPHTKNTSFLCSSPDTPTGDYDNLGGRDTESGFVTLASTESCFLNFDLNFDLNDLSLGRGGTRDLYNSSLGRPVKRDATDGSLARHGHFYDRSLGRRTTKSEHYSGGGGAYGDHELFDDIMAAKRDLYEPKVTPGGHAVKADLYQTYSSNGNGDSYQSILGTYGSRKPYQATLESYRSGLNLDGGRRYLNEQHWLDSGKY
- the layna gene encoding layilin isoform X4, with product MPKAMERLAILCHFMILYFNPSAATSLITADAFEARGQRVCKAGNGRPCYKLAYFSELRRRLNFGEADLACRRDGGQLLSVESASEQKIVQQLIADLRPTDGDFWIGLRRNHGDEDSSGSSDCSSQYRWLDGTKSTFRNWHWDEPSCGYEVCVVMYHQPSAPPGQGGGLYMFQWNDDNCETKHNFICKYAADNSADASPANSTHADIFPSSVPWNPSDHNAKRSTALNVIYIIIPTIPLILLLLTVTGVCCFKMLAARRRKKQKSEVPRTEPSARPSPTPTDVYNVIRSQKDDDLVSGRPHTKNTSFLCSSPDTPTGDYDNLGGRDTESGFVTLASTESCFLNFDLNFDLNDLSLGRGGTRDLYNSSLGRPVKRDATDGSLARHGHFYDRSLGRRTTKSEHYSGGGGAYGDHELFDDIMAAKRDLYEPKVTPGGHAVKADLYQTYSSNGNGDSYQSILGTYGSRKPYQATLESYRSGLNLDGGRRYLNEQHWLDSGKY
- the layna gene encoding layilin isoform X3; translated protein: MPKAMERLAILCHFMILYFNPSAATSLITADAFEARDWTRRLGLPFDTYTCAGQRVCKAGNGRPCYKLAYFSELRRRLNFGEADLACRRDGGQLLSVESASEQKIVQQLIADLRPTDGDFWIGLRRNHGDEDSSGSSDCSSQYRWLDGTKSTFRNWHWDEPSCGYEVCVVMYHQPSAPPGQGGGLYMFQWNDDNCETKHNFICKYAADNSADASPANSTHADIFPSSVPWNPSDHNAKRSTALNVIYIIIPTIPLILLLLTVTGVCCFKMLAARRRKKQKSEVPRTEPSARPSPTPTDVYNVIRSQKDDDLVSGRPHTKNTSFLCSSPDTPTGDYDNLGGRDTESGFVTLASTESCFLNFDLNFDLNDLSLGRGGTRDLYNSSLGRPVKRDATDGSLARHGHFYDRSLGRRTTKSEHYSGGGGAYGDHELFDDIMAAKRDLYEPKVTPGGHAVKADLYQTYSSNGNGDSYQSILGTYGSRKPYQATLESYRSGLNLDGGRRYLNEQHWLDSGKY
- the layna gene encoding layilin isoform X2, with product MPKAMERLAILCHFMILYFNPSAATSLITGKPHTNYFSRLLLYTRSLVDLFFVFLFFMTDFKWILASQPKADAFEARGQRVCKAGNGRPCYKLAYFSELRRRLNFGEADLACRRDGGQLLSVESASEQKIVQQLIADLRPTDGDFWIGLRRNHGDEDSSGSSDCSSQYRWLDGTKSTFRNWHWDEPSCGYEVCVVMYHQPSAPPGQGGGLYMFQWNDDNCETKHNFICKYAADNSADASPANSTHADIFPSSVPWNPSDHNAKRSTALNVIYIIIPTIPLILLLLTVTGVCCFKMLAARRRKKQKSEVPRTEPSARPSPTPTDVYNVIRSQKDDDLVSGRPHTKNTSFLCSSPDTPTGDYDNLGGRDTESGFVTLASTESCFLNFDLNFDLNDLSLGRGGTRDLYNSSLGRPVKRDATDGSLARHGHFYDRSLGRRTTKSEHYSGGGGAYGDHELFDDIMAAKRDLYEPKVTPGGHAVKADLYQTYSSNGNGDSYQSILGTYGSRKPYQATLESYRSGLNLDGGRRYLNEQHWLDSGKY